One window of the Gemmatimonadota bacterium genome contains the following:
- a CDS encoding DNA methyltransferase, translating to MPSPPRILSIAFQHASEGLDQSLIDDVGIANSIEYICRNVQNRAGTRLLMASLLAKIHRPEVDICKPYTEIGDDDTYSGRTYDESYVSAFINQHDLPCNSTTAFLTPAFRNRNIVLTPDVNLVGRPPKLYQTVLQLLNHVYMGRVSPDDLLAETVRHLLIVRNERQQQITSLRADLKTSEESVPLSSEAIVSLIQQHLASPRSSRLPVLVVAAAYQCASDHLKERVLPLESHTSADEQTGAIGDVQITLIGDDAVATAYEMKTRLVTQEDIDRALQKLGTSGLRIDNYIFITTDEIDQRVQEYAKSIYDETGGIEVVILDCIGFLRHFLHLFHRIRTNYLEAYQNLVLDEPHSAVSQSLKVAFLALRRAAESGE from the coding sequence ATGCCCAGTCCACCAAGAATCCTTTCTATAGCTTTTCAGCATGCATCCGAAGGTCTTGACCAGTCTCTCATAGACGATGTCGGGATAGCGAACAGCATAGAGTATATTTGCAGGAATGTACAGAACAGGGCTGGCACTCGACTATTGATGGCTTCATTACTCGCCAAAATTCATCGCCCGGAGGTGGATATATGCAAGCCTTACACTGAAATTGGAGATGACGACACCTACTCAGGAAGGACCTACGACGAATCCTATGTATCCGCATTCATCAACCAGCATGATCTTCCCTGTAACTCAACCACCGCATTTCTAACGCCTGCGTTCAGAAATAGGAATATTGTGTTGACGCCGGATGTGAACCTTGTGGGACGACCTCCGAAATTATATCAGACAGTCCTGCAGCTCCTCAACCATGTATATATGGGTAGAGTTTCACCAGATGATTTGCTGGCAGAAACTGTAAGACATCTTCTTATAGTTAGAAATGAAAGGCAGCAACAAATCACGTCATTGCGTGCAGACTTGAAAACCTCAGAAGAATCCGTTCCTCTTTCATCTGAGGCTATCGTTTCCCTCATCCAACAACATCTCGCCTCTCCTCGTTCAAGTCGGCTGCCAGTACTGGTTGTCGCGGCGGCCTACCAATGCGCTTCCGATCACTTGAAGGAACGAGTGCTTCCACTCGAATCTCACACATCCGCCGACGAACAGACCGGAGCAATTGGGGACGTACAGATTACTTTGATTGGTGACGACGCTGTGGCCACGGCGTATGAAATGAAAACAAGGCTCGTGACGCAGGAGGATATTGATCGCGCTCTTCAAAAGCTCGGCACCAGTGGTCTAAGAATAGACAATTATATTTTTATTACCACGGACGAGATTGACCAGAGAGTTCAAGAATATGCCAAAAGTATATACGATGAGACTGGCGGTATTGAGGTAGTTATTCTGGATTGTATAGGCTTCTTGCGTCATTTCCTACACCTGTTTCACAGGATTCGTACAAATTATCTCGAAGCCTATCAAAACCTCGTTCTTGATGAGCCGCATAGTGCCGTCAGTCAATCCCTGAAAGTGGCGTTCTTGGCTTTGCGCCGGGCGGCTGAGAGCGGTGAATAA
- a CDS encoding sodium/solute symporter (Members of the Solute:Sodium Symporter (SSS), TC 2.A.21 as described in tcdb.org, catalyze solute:Na+ symport. Known solutes for members of the family include sugars, amino acids, nucleosides, inositols, vitamins, urea or anions, depending on the system.) — protein MLSPTDFIVILLYALLMAWVGGIAKRKSQDVDAYFAAGHNLPWWMAAISHHVSGYSAVVFVGFAGRAATAGFSMWTLFSLSCFIAMMIGCLVWAPRWSRLKVLTPVEYLEARYGNSVRFLVALSGIGVKFIDLGIKLYAISVVVQTVTGWAVLPVVLVAGIITVAYVLIGGLWAAVLTDLIQFVVQLVISSIVLYLVLDNIGGWNPLWEQLPAERGAFFNAEAGIGIDFWLVYLIVVIFSYNGATWGLAQRFISVSDPRDTQKAALLSGFLYLLYPIVIFLPAWAAPLILTEYFDPVTLAPLPGFDLQQTYVLMAQRVLSELMPGLIGLLICSMFAATMSMIDSDLNALAAVFTKDIYQRNIKRAWTQQSLFRAGKIVTLIFGIAIIITGVIIAESKGAEKVFTATVQIFGALLSPIAIPLMFGMLFRKPTARGAILALAGGLLTLVTAMLYGAVTWLIWSMAYG, from the coding sequence ATGCTATCACCCACAGACTTTATCGTCATCCTCCTCTACGCCCTGCTCATGGCCTGGGTGGGTGGGATTGCCAAACGAAAATCTCAGGACGTGGATGCGTACTTCGCCGCCGGCCACAACCTGCCCTGGTGGATGGCCGCCATATCCCACCACGTCTCTGGATACAGCGCTGTCGTCTTCGTGGGCTTTGCGGGACGGGCAGCAACCGCCGGATTCAGCATGTGGACGCTATTCTCCCTATCGTGTTTTATAGCCATGATGATCGGCTGCCTCGTCTGGGCACCGCGCTGGTCCCGCCTCAAAGTACTCACACCCGTAGAATATCTCGAAGCGCGATACGGCAACTCCGTGCGCTTTCTGGTGGCACTCTCTGGCATCGGCGTCAAATTCATAGACCTCGGCATCAAACTCTACGCAATCTCCGTCGTCGTACAAACCGTCACAGGCTGGGCCGTATTACCCGTCGTACTGGTCGCAGGCATAATCACCGTAGCCTACGTCCTCATAGGCGGACTGTGGGCAGCAGTATTAACCGACCTGATCCAATTTGTCGTCCAGCTCGTCATCAGCTCAATCGTACTCTATCTCGTACTCGACAACATCGGAGGATGGAACCCCCTGTGGGAACAGCTACCCGCCGAACGCGGCGCATTCTTCAACGCAGAAGCCGGCATTGGCATAGACTTTTGGCTGGTCTATCTCATCGTCGTCATCTTCAGCTATAACGGTGCCACCTGGGGATTGGCGCAGCGATTCATATCTGTATCCGACCCACGGGACACCCAAAAAGCCGCGCTCCTCTCGGGATTCCTCTACCTGCTATACCCCATCGTCATCTTCCTGCCCGCCTGGGCTGCGCCATTAATACTCACCGAATACTTCGACCCCGTAACACTCGCGCCCCTGCCCGGCTTTGACCTCCAGCAAACCTACGTATTGATGGCCCAGCGCGTACTCTCCGAACTCATGCCCGGATTGATCGGCCTATTGATCTGTTCCATGTTCGCCGCCACCATGTCCATGATCGACAGCGACCTCAACGCCCTCGCCGCCGTATTCACAAAAGACATCTATCAGCGCAATATCAAGCGCGCATGGACGCAGCAATCACTCTTCCGCGCAGGCAAAATCGTCACATTGATATTTGGAATAGCCATCATTATCACAGGCGTTATCATCGCCGAAAGCAAAGGCGCAGAAAAAGTATTCACCGCAACCGTCCAAATATTTGGCGCACTCCTATCCCCCATAGCAATACCGCTAATGTTCGGCATGCTCTTCCGAAAACCCACAGCACGGGGCGCGATATTGGCCCTCGCAGGCGGCCTGCTGACCCTGGTTACAGCGATGTTGTATGGGGCAGTGACGTGGCTTATATGGTCGATGGCATACGGATAA
- a CDS encoding DNA adenine methylase produces MGKLIAFGWYGGKFSHLDWLLPLLPEAQHFCEPFGGSAAVLLNRRPSPVETYNDIDGEVANFFRVLRDRKNKLVEAIGLTPFSREEFESAINELAHDVSDVERARRFYIRARQVRTGLAQKASAGRWAHCRLTSRAGMAGAVSRWLGAVEDLPLIAQRLLRVQIENDKATNVIKRYDSEDTLFYCDPPYPHDSRGDINAYGYEMTDDEHRELAEVLHKVNGRVALSSYRSKLMDELYGDWRCIEAPAKVVHSVKTFRQELLWINYEPDSVESPCPVHQESFL; encoded by the coding sequence ATGGGCAAACTTATAGCTTTTGGTTGGTATGGGGGCAAGTTCAGCCATCTCGATTGGTTGCTTCCATTGCTACCTGAAGCTCAGCATTTCTGTGAGCCGTTTGGTGGTTCGGCGGCAGTTCTGCTGAACCGAAGGCCATCGCCTGTTGAAACCTATAATGACATTGATGGCGAGGTCGCCAACTTCTTCCGAGTGCTGAGGGATCGTAAGAACAAGTTGGTAGAGGCAATTGGTCTGACACCATTTTCCCGTGAAGAGTTTGAAAGTGCGATTAATGAGTTGGCTCACGACGTATCAGATGTAGAGAGGGCAAGACGTTTTTATATTCGCGCCAGGCAAGTCCGCACTGGCTTGGCGCAGAAGGCCAGCGCAGGTAGATGGGCGCACTGCCGCCTGACGAGCCGCGCAGGTATGGCAGGGGCTGTCTCTCGATGGCTTGGTGCTGTTGAAGATCTTCCCCTTATCGCACAGAGGCTTCTTCGCGTTCAGATAGAGAATGACAAAGCAACCAACGTGATCAAGCGTTATGACAGCGAAGACACCTTGTTCTATTGTGATCCACCTTATCCTCATGATTCTCGTGGCGACATCAATGCCTACGGCTACGAAATGACGGACGATGAACACAGAGAGTTGGCTGAAGTGCTCCATAAGGTAAATGGCAGAGTTGCCCTATCCAGCTATCGCTCCAAATTGATGGACGAACTCTATGGGGATTGGCGTTGTATAGAAGCCCCTGCAAAGGTCGTTCATTCTGTGAAAACCTTCAGACAAGAACTCCTCTGGATAAACTACGAACCCGATAGTGTGGAGAGTCCATGCCCAGTCCACCAAGAATCCTTTCTATAG
- a CDS encoding isochorismatase family protein, producing MKNKITIAPRYYRWHVDKGVVWIEKNTSYARLNWKIPLAQTALVLVDVWSHHYLKDTAARSEEIVRNKIVPLLCACRKAEMPIVHAPAPRLAEAHPSWVNLIEKGKTSTNAKNNWPPTEFRSKTGIYEHYARPIEPREEELTETRARLAMHPLVQVEGKEAVISTGEELHRWCKQQGILFLFYLGFNTNACILMRDYGTLAMGRRGYEIILLRDCTTGMESFETHETLGQTRGAVLFLEMFGHYSLTSEELIAGLDE from the coding sequence ATGAAAAACAAAATCACCATCGCCCCTCGCTACTACCGCTGGCACGTTGACAAAGGCGTCGTCTGGATCGAAAAGAACACGAGCTATGCCCGCCTCAACTGGAAAATCCCACTCGCGCAAACCGCACTCGTACTCGTCGATGTGTGGTCACATCACTACCTGAAAGACACCGCAGCCCGGTCCGAGGAAATCGTACGCAACAAAATAGTCCCCCTCCTATGCGCCTGTCGAAAAGCGGAAATGCCCATCGTTCACGCCCCGGCGCCTCGCCTGGCTGAAGCGCATCCATCCTGGGTGAACCTGATCGAAAAGGGAAAAACATCCACCAACGCCAAAAACAACTGGCCCCCCACCGAATTTCGCAGCAAAACGGGAATATATGAACACTATGCGCGCCCCATAGAACCGCGCGAAGAGGAACTCACTGAAACCCGCGCCAGACTCGCAATGCACCCCCTCGTACAGGTCGAAGGCAAAGAAGCCGTCATCTCCACAGGCGAAGAACTCCACCGCTGGTGCAAACAACAGGGCATACTCTTCCTCTTCTATCTCGGCTTCAACACCAACGCCTGCATCTTGATGAGAGACTACGGAACCCTCGCAATGGGCCGCCGCGGGTATGAAATCATCCTCCTTCGGGACTGCACCACGGGAATGGAATCTTTTGAAACGCACGAAACCCTCGGACAGACGCGGGGCGCCGTACTCTTCCTGGAGATGTTCGGACACTATTCTCTGACCTCGGAAGAACTAATCGCGGGACTGGACGAATAG
- a CDS encoding heparinase II/III family protein: MGLYTPEEISNARRNIQCYAWAKAERDATIETCAPWIARSDGEIWDLITGQSIPRGIHVNPDLGCPECGRDVYAFGNYPWKVSLQRPYKLECPSCGEIWPKNNFEAFYKSGLGSGGIFDRKLADETLLYNAENANAPHYAVDDGMGWIDESGNRWWFIAYYSHYCTWKELPAAALALGKAYLYTGDTTYAHKGAIILDRIADVYPDMDLTPYSDLGLYNSHGSTGMGRITGCIWENGMAETLSLSYDMISEGIEDDNELVRFLSAQAEKWQIAQPKSSIAHIRENIKHGLLREFIRSCRDRRIRGNEGMTQTAMATAAAVLDDPRETPKALDWLFEPGKSRGTGGGHIPATLIGEVDRDGVGNEAAPGYCFGWMNAFARCAWILDRCRKYRDFDLYRDYPRLKRMYSAPYRLTALDRYTPHIGDTGNTGSEGMVRVELQTIISAYARLGDPDLARLAYKLNGNSTDGLHTSIFDADPEAIQKTVLEIVKQRGEIELQSENLNGYGLTVFRHGEGHDQRAAWLYYGRNGGHGHKDRLNFGMYYRGMDVLPDLGYPEYADSKWPKRAGWTTNTISHNTVMVNQQQQEVNWIGHCQYFATSQGIGVVEIASPEIYPNTRDYRRTLAMIDVSPTESYLIDFFRVDGGNDHIMSFHAGEGNVSTRGIDLIPQEEGTYAGETIPFGTHYDGPNDGRYRGSGFAYLYGVHRAEKPAAGWWADWKLADTWKTRHGDTPLHLRYRVLSNAENAALAWGDPPQNKPGNPRRIRYVLLRNASADQKSLFASIIEPYREGQPHIADATRIDLGLEERDIAAAAVKITTHTGRTDYILSSDDPNRVFDLGEGIAAAGRFAIISRNNGQTSIFLLGGTQVNTTSGTLRINTPTHCGTVTDFHREETGPAWIEIEGPLPADKRLIGTQLRISNDGIRDACYTISNIVSSGKNKIRVEVGDTSFIRGLASRENYQKGFVYNISTGDPCEIQNAVHLRIANDEIETVRATVDYEWT, from the coding sequence ATGGGACTATACACACCCGAAGAAATAAGCAATGCCCGACGCAACATCCAGTGCTACGCCTGGGCAAAAGCTGAGCGAGATGCCACAATCGAAACATGCGCCCCCTGGATTGCGCGAAGCGATGGAGAAATTTGGGACCTGATCACCGGACAATCCATCCCCCGCGGCATCCACGTCAACCCCGACCTCGGCTGTCCCGAATGTGGCCGAGACGTCTATGCATTCGGAAACTACCCCTGGAAAGTATCTCTGCAACGCCCCTATAAACTCGAATGTCCGTCGTGCGGAGAAATCTGGCCCAAAAACAACTTCGAGGCATTTTACAAAAGCGGTCTGGGATCCGGTGGAATCTTCGACCGCAAACTCGCCGATGAAACCCTGCTATACAACGCCGAAAACGCCAATGCCCCACACTATGCAGTAGATGACGGCATGGGCTGGATCGACGAATCGGGAAACCGCTGGTGGTTCATCGCCTACTACAGCCATTATTGCACATGGAAGGAACTACCAGCAGCCGCTCTCGCCCTGGGCAAAGCGTATCTCTACACCGGAGACACCACCTATGCCCACAAAGGCGCCATCATCCTGGACCGCATCGCAGACGTCTATCCCGACATGGACTTAACCCCCTACTCGGACCTGGGCCTCTACAACTCCCACGGCAGCACGGGCATGGGCCGCATCACAGGCTGTATATGGGAAAACGGCATGGCCGAGACCCTATCCCTATCCTACGACATGATCTCCGAAGGAATAGAAGACGACAATGAACTCGTCCGATTCCTATCCGCACAAGCGGAAAAATGGCAGATCGCACAGCCCAAATCGAGCATCGCCCACATCCGCGAAAACATCAAACACGGACTCCTCCGAGAATTCATACGCTCCTGTCGAGACCGGCGCATCCGCGGCAACGAAGGCATGACCCAAACTGCCATGGCCACAGCCGCAGCAGTACTGGACGACCCACGAGAAACGCCCAAAGCACTGGACTGGCTCTTTGAACCCGGAAAGTCCCGGGGCACTGGTGGGGGACACATCCCGGCAACCTTAATCGGAGAAGTGGATCGAGACGGCGTCGGCAACGAAGCAGCACCCGGCTATTGTTTCGGCTGGATGAACGCATTTGCCCGCTGTGCCTGGATACTGGACCGGTGTCGCAAATATCGGGACTTCGACCTATACCGCGACTATCCCCGCCTCAAACGCATGTACAGCGCGCCCTATCGCCTCACCGCACTGGACCGCTACACCCCTCACATCGGCGACACCGGCAACACCGGAAGTGAAGGCATGGTACGCGTAGAACTCCAAACAATCATCAGCGCTTATGCCCGGCTTGGCGACCCCGACCTCGCGCGCCTCGCGTACAAACTGAACGGAAACAGCACCGACGGACTGCACACCTCCATCTTCGACGCCGACCCCGAAGCAATCCAAAAAACCGTCCTCGAAATCGTAAAACAACGAGGCGAAATAGAGCTACAAAGCGAAAACCTGAACGGATATGGACTGACCGTATTTCGGCATGGCGAGGGACACGACCAGCGGGCGGCATGGCTGTATTACGGACGCAACGGCGGACACGGCCACAAAGACCGGTTGAACTTTGGAATGTACTACCGCGGAATGGACGTATTGCCCGACCTGGGATATCCCGAATACGCCGACAGCAAATGGCCCAAACGGGCGGGCTGGACAACAAACACCATCTCACACAACACCGTAATGGTGAACCAGCAGCAACAAGAAGTGAACTGGATAGGACACTGCCAATATTTTGCCACCTCGCAGGGCATAGGCGTCGTCGAAATCGCATCTCCCGAAATCTATCCCAACACACGCGACTATCGGCGCACCCTCGCAATGATCGACGTATCGCCCACGGAATCTTACCTCATTGACTTCTTCCGCGTAGATGGCGGAAACGACCACATCATGAGCTTCCACGCCGGAGAAGGCAACGTAAGCACCCGGGGCATTGACCTCATCCCACAAGAAGAAGGAACGTACGCTGGCGAAACCATCCCCTTTGGAACCCACTACGACGGACCCAATGACGGACGCTACCGCGGCAGCGGCTTTGCCTACCTCTACGGCGTTCACCGCGCCGAGAAACCCGCGGCTGGATGGTGGGCAGACTGGAAACTCGCAGATACCTGGAAAACCCGGCACGGTGACACCCCCCTGCACCTCCGCTACCGCGTATTATCCAACGCAGAAAACGCGGCCCTTGCATGGGGCGATCCCCCCCAAAACAAACCCGGCAACCCCCGGCGCATCCGCTACGTACTATTACGCAACGCCAGTGCAGACCAAAAAAGCCTCTTTGCCTCCATCATAGAGCCTTATCGCGAGGGTCAGCCTCATATAGCAGACGCCACCCGCATCGACCTCGGACTGGAAGAACGCGACATAGCAGCAGCGGCTGTAAAAATAACAACCCATACAGGCCGGACAGATTACATCCTGTCATCGGACGACCCGAACCGCGTATTTGACCTGGGAGAAGGCATCGCAGCCGCGGGACGATTTGCAATCATATCCCGGAACAACGGACAAACATCCATCTTTCTGTTGGGCGGAACGCAGGTAAACACCACCTCTGGAACCCTGCGAATCAACACCCCAACTCACTGCGGCACCGTAACGGACTTTCACCGCGAAGAAACTGGACCCGCCTGGATCGAAATAGAAGGCCCTCTCCCCGCAGACAAACGCCTCATCGGCACACAACTTCGCATCTCAAACGACGGCATCCGGGACGCCTGTTACACCATCTCCAACATCGTATCTTCAGGAAAAAACAAAATACGCGTAGAAGTGGGCGACACCTCCTTCATCCGGGGACTCGCATCCCGTGAAAATTACCAAAAAGGCTTTGTTTATAATATTTCCACAGGCGACCCGTGCGAAATACAAAACGCCGTACACCTTCGCATCGCCAATGACGAAATCGAAACCGTGCGCGCAACCGTTGATTATGAATGGACTTGA